The Thiohalorhabdus sp. Cl-TMA genome includes the window AGGGGTTTGTGGCCCAGCCGACGGTGAGCCCCCGAGGGTACGGGGCGGAAAAGGCCGGCAGTCCCGATCCAGGTAGCCGCAGCCAGCAATGGAGAAGGCTGATCATGGCCCTGACTGACATGAACGATATGCTCGCCCACGCCTACCGGCACGGGTATGCCGTGGGCGCTTTCGCAATACGCGATCTGGAATCCCTGACCGGTGTAATAGCGGCCGCCGAGGCATCCCGGGCGCCCGTCCTCTTGGTCCCCGAGGTGGCCGACGGGATGCAGCTCGAGGTGCTGCTGCCGGCCGTGGAGAGCGCGGCCTCCCGGGCCGAGGTTCCGGTAGCCATCCAGGCGGCGGTCTCCAGCGATCCGGAAGCGGCGGCCCGCCTCATCCGGCTCGGGTGCAACGGGCTTCGGGTCCGGGAGCTGGGAGATTCCTTCCCACAGAGCGTCCAGCAGGTCAGTGAGGTGGTGGCCACCGCGCACGCATGCGGCCTGTCCGTCGAGGCCGAGCCCGGGGCCCATCTCGTCACCACCCCGGCCGAGGCCGAACGGTTCGTGGACCGCAGCGGCATCGACAGCCTGCGCCTGGACCTGGGCGACGGCGAGGACTCCGGCAAGGGGAAGCTGGACCATGCACGGCTCAAGCGGATCCACAAGGCGCTGGGGGCCCCCCTTTCCGTGGACGCCGGGGAAGGGCTCTCCGAGAACCAGTACCTGCGCCTGATCCGGAACGGCGTGGCCGCCATCGGATACAGCGCCCCCGTGCCGATCACGGCCGCCGAAGCCGAGTCCGTCATGCGGATCTGGGGCGCCGCAGGCCGGGCCGCCGAGGTGCTCGCCCAGTGCACGCCCTGGGAAACCGCCGAGCAGATCCTGTTATACAACTTCCCCGAACTGCCCGAGGCCGATACGGAGACGGCGCTCGCCCGGGGCGAGCGCGTCCTGCGCCGCATCCCCGGAGTCCGGGAAGCGGTGGGAATGCGGGCCAACCTGGACGAGGCGCCCTATCACTTTGCGTGGCGGGTGCGGCTGTGCCACCCCAAGGCCCTGTCCAGCTTCCAGCACCATCCCGATCACGCGGCCTTTACCAATGGCGCCATCCATCCCGCCATCGAGGGCTGCACCCGGATCCAATTCAGCCGGACCGACACCGACAAGCGCACCTCGCCGGACCCACCGGAGCCTCCCGGCCAGGAGGCAGTCGCCAACAAGGTGACGCCCCTGCCACCGGGCACCCGGAGGAACCTGGCATGAGCCCGGCCGTTCCGCGCCCCTACATCCCGCCAATCCGGCATCCATCGCGGTAGCCCGGTCAT containing:
- a CDS encoding class II fructose-bisphosphate aldolase; protein product: MALTDMNDMLAHAYRHGYAVGAFAIRDLESLTGVIAAAEASRAPVLLVPEVADGMQLEVLLPAVESAASRAEVPVAIQAAVSSDPEAAARLIRLGCNGLRVRELGDSFPQSVQQVSEVVATAHACGLSVEAEPGAHLVTTPAEAERFVDRSGIDSLRLDLGDGEDSGKGKLDHARLKRIHKALGAPLSVDAGEGLSENQYLRLIRNGVAAIGYSAPVPITAAEAESVMRIWGAAGRAAEVLAQCTPWETAEQILLYNFPELPEADTETALARGERVLRRIPGVREAVGMRANLDEAPYHFAWRVRLCHPKALSSFQHHPDHAAFTNGAIHPAIEGCTRIQFSRTDTDKRTSPDPPEPPGQEAVANKVTPLPPGTRRNLA